CCAAGGGCGGCGTCGACGATGTGGTTGTTCAGCACGCCCCACACGTAGATCGACCAGTTGGCGGTGACCAGCAGACCGGCCCCGGTCAGTCCCCAGAACAGCTTGGGGGTGCGTAGCGCCTCGACGAAGCCCCCGAGCTGGCGGGTGACCAGCAGGCCGAGCAGGCAGAACACGAACGTCCAGGTGACCCGATGGCCGATGATCTCGAACGGATCGGCCGCCGACAGCATTTTGAAGTAGAACGGGAACGCGCCCCACAGTAGGTAGGCGGTGAACGCCAGGATCAGGCCGGTGGAGTCGAGCTTCTGCTGCGGACGTTCTGGCACCAGAACACCCTATGCGAGCCGCGCTGCCCTTCCCGCACCCTGCCCGAGGACCGACCCTGGCTTGGTGGAGTCGCGCACGACCCGACGCAGCATGGTCTCGGCCACCACGGGATGCAGCACGCGCACCGGCAGGAAGTACAGCCGGCCCAGCCAGCCGTGCAGCTTCACCACGGTGACAATGCACAACACGTCGTCGCTGATGGTGGTTCCGATCCGGAAGTCGAGGTGCTTGTCCCGATTCTCGATCAGCGCCTCGCCGTCGATGACCTCGCTGACGAGGGTGCCCTGCCCGGTCTCCCTGCGGATCCCGAACAGCGGCACGATCGCGTTGCGGATCACCATCAGGGCCCGCAGCGCCATCGGCCAGGACTCATGGGAGAAGATCCGCTCCGCCCATACGGCCGGGTCTCGGTTGGTATCTGTCGGGAGCTCGATCAGCTGAGCGTCGGCGTAGTCAAAGCCAGGCGTCCGGGCGAGGGCCTGGGCACCGGCGGGGATGCAGGTAGCGCGGGTCACTGGTTCCTCCTCATAGTTTTTGGGGTATGCCACAAATACTAATGATTCTTGAGCCCTGCCACAAATACTCCTAGGATCGCCGCATGGGCCGGCCGCCGCGATTCGACAACGACGACATCCTCAACGCCGCGCTGGCGGTTGTCGCCGAACGCTGGCGATATGCCACGGTCGAGGAGGTCGCCGCGCGCCTGGGGACCCGAGTGGGCAGCATCTACTACAGGTTCCCGACTCGGGAGTCCCTGTTCGTCGCGCTCTGGGTTCGCAGCATCCGACGCTTCCAGGTCGCGTTCATGGACGCACTGGAGAACCCGGATGCCGAGCAGGCGCTACTGGCCGCTGCCTGTCGGGTGCCTGACTACTGCCGGGCGAACCCCGAGGAGGCGATCGCGCTCACCTTGTATCGGTATCACGCCTTGGTGGCGGATTGCCCGCAGGACCAGCGCGAGGATGTTGTGAGTCTCAACGACTCCGCCGAGATGGCCCTTATGGCGACGGGCAGGCGTTTCGGTGCTGCCGATGCCGACCTGGTTAAGGTGCGAACGGCCGTGCAACAGCTTCCGTACGCGATGATTCGCCCCTACCTCGGCGCGAGTGAGCCCATTCCGGACTGGATCACGCCGGCGACCCGCGCTGCCAGCGCGGCGGTGCTGGCCCTGATACCGCGCGGCTGAAGCCGGGCCGGGCTCAGCGGAGCCCGAGGAAGTCGACCAGCAGCTGGTTGTACTGGTCGGCGGCCTCCAGGCTGGGCATGGCGCCGGCCCCGTCCAACTCCACGTAGAGGCCCTGCGGCAGTGCGTCGGCCAACTGCTTGCCGGCCGCCCGGGACGGGTCGGACGCCCCGGCGAACACCAACGCCGGCACCTCCACGGTGCCGATCTTGGCGCCGAAGTCGGCCCCGGCAATCACGTCCAGGGCGCGCAGCAGGTCGGCCTTGGTGGCTCCGCTGTCGGCCAGTGCCTGGTTGGGCAGCATCCGGATCAGCGTCTTCTGCATGCCCAGGGCCAGCCGGCCCGGGGTCAGCATGGCCCCGGAGAGCACCAGCCCGGCCACCATGCTCGGCTCGGTGGTGGCCACTTGCAGCGCGGTCATGGCGCCGAGTTGGTGGCCGACCAGCCAGGCCTTCTCGATGCCGTAGCGGTCGAGCTGGCTGATCACGTCCGCGGCGGTCGAGACCAGTGAGATGTCACCTGGCTTACCGGGACGGAGCCCTGCCAGCCACGGCGCGATCACTCGGACGTCCGCACCGATGGCCTCGACCTGCGGCTGCCACATCTGTGGCGTCTGGCCGGCCGAGTGCAGCAGCACCACCGGCAACCGGCGGCCGGTCATCACAGCTTGCTGACCGTGAAGGTGAAGCCGAGCTCCTCGTCAGCGAACCAACCCTCGCCGGCCGGGGCCTCGGCCACGTCGGTGGCCAGCACCTCGTCGGCGATCAGCCCGGCGTGGGCGCGGATGGCGTCCGCGGTCTCACCGGTGGCCGACCAGCGCAGCGCGATCCGGTCCGACACCTCGAAGCCCGACGACTTGCGAGCCTCCTGGATGGCGCGGACGAACTCGCGGGCCAGGCCGGCCCGGATCAGCTCGGGGGTCAGCTCGAGATCCAGGGCCACCGTCTCGCCCTGCTCGTTGACCACCGACCAGCCCTCGCGCGGACGCTCGGAGATCAGCACCTCCTCGGCGCTCACCTCGGTCGTTCCCAGCTCGGGCACCTCCACGGTGGCCGTACCCGAGGCGGCCAGGGACGCAGCCAGGGCGGAGGCATCGGCCGCGGCGATGGCATTGGCCACCAGCGGGGTCTGCTTGCCGAATCGCTTGCCCAGCGCCCGGAAGTTGCCCTTGGCCGAATGGTCGACCAGGTCACCGGCCGAAGCGAAGGACTCCACCGACTCCACGTTCAGCTCGGCCTCGATCTCGGCGATCAGCTCGGCGTCCAGCAGTCCGAACGCGGCGGACGGCACCAGCGCCCGGCGCAGCGGCTGACGGGTCTTCACCTTCGCCTCCGAGCGGGCCGAGCGGCCCAACTCGACGATCCGCCGGGTCAGCTGCATGGCCTCGTCCAGCCGGTCATCGATGGCGGCAACGTCGGCCAGCGGCCAGGTGGCCAGGTGCACCGACGCCGGAGCGGAGGCGTCCGTGGCGACCACGAGGTCCTGCCAGACCCGCTCGGTGAGGAACGGGGCCAGCGGGGCCATCAGCCGGGTGACCACGTTGATGGTCTCGTGCAGGGTGCGCAGAGCGCCGTCGCTGCCCTCCCAGAAGCGGCGCCGCGAGCGGCGCACGTACCAGTTGGACAGGTTGTCGACGAACTCGGCCAGCAGCGCACCGGCCCGCTGGGTGTCGAAGTCCTCCAGGGCCGCGGTCACGTCGCGGACCAGCACATTGCGGGCGCTGGTCAGCCAGCGATCCAGCACATGCGCCTTCTCGGTGGACGGCGCATCGACCGGCGACCACGAGTTCGCCCGGGCGTACAGGCTCTGGAACGCGACCGTGTTCAGGTAGGTCATCAGCACCTTGCGGACGGTCTCCTGGATGGTCTGGTGACCGACCCGGCGGGCCATCCACGGCGAGCCGCCGGCGGCCATGAACCAGCGGACGGCGTCCGCCCCGTGCTTATCCATCAGCGGGATGGGCTCCAGGATGTTGCCCAGGTGCTTGCTCATCTTGCGGCCGTCCTCGGCCAGGATGTGGCCCAGGCAGAGCACGTTCTTGTAGCTGGACTCGTCGAAGACCAGGGTGCCGATGGCCATCAGCGAGTAGAACCAGCCACGGGTCTGGTCGATGGCCTCACAGATGAAGTCGGCCGGGTAGGCGGCCGCGAAGGCCTCCTTCGAGCCGTCCACCCACGGGTAGCCGAGCTGGCCGAACGGCATGGCGCCGGAGTCGAACCAGGCGTCGATCACCTCGGGCACCCGGTGTGCGGTCTTGCCGCACTGCGGGCAGGAGAAGCTCACCTCGTCCACGAACGGACGGTGCGGATCCAGCTCGGACAAGTCGACGCCGGTCAGCTCGGACAGCTCGGCCCGAGAACCCACGCAGGTCTGGTGCTTGGCCTCACACCGCCAGATCGGCAGCGGGGTGCCCCAGTAGCGCGAGCGGGACAGCGCCCAGTCGATGTTGTTGTTCAGCCAGTCGCCGTAGCGTCCCCACTTGATGTGCTCGGGGTACCAGTTGGTCTTGCCGTTCTCGCGCAGCAGGGCGTCCTTGATGGCCGTGGTCCGGATGTACCACGACGGCTGGGCGTAGTAGAGCAGCGGGGTGTGGCAGCGCCAGCAGTGCGGGTAGGAGTGCATGTGGTGCTCGACGGCGAACATCAGGCCGCGCCTGGTGAGGTCGTCGATGACAACGGCGTCCGCGTCCTTGAAGAACAGGCCGCCGACCAGGTCGAGGTCCTCATCGAAGGTGCCGTCGGGGCGCACCGGGTTGACCAGCGGTAGCCCGTAGGCGCGGCAGGCCTCCATGTCGACCTCGCCGAAAGCCGGAGCCTCGTGGACCAGGCCGGTGCCGTCCTCGGTGGTCACGTAGTCGGCCAGCAGGACGTAGTGGGTGCCGCCGACCACGTCGGGGAACTCGACCAGATCCAGCGGACGGCTGTACTTCCAGTACTCCAGTTCCTTGCCCTGGAACCTCTGGCCCAGGCACCAGCCATCGCCGAGCACCTTCTCGGCCAGCGCCTCGGCGACCACCAGCGACTCACCGTCCGGCTCGTCCTTGGTGGCCACGACGTAGGTGACGTCCGGGTGCACGGCCGCGGCGGTGTTCGAGACCAGGGTCCACGGCGTGGTCGTCCACACCAGCAGAGACGCCTTGCCGGCCAGCGGGCCGGAGATCAGCGGGAACCGGACGTACACGCTGGGGTCGGTGACGTCCTCGTAGCCCTGGGCCAGCTCGTGGTCGGACAGCGTGGTGCCGCAGCGCGGGCAGTACGGCGCGACCCGGTAGTCCTCGACCAGCAGCCCCTTGTCGTGGATCTGCTTCAGCGCCCACCAGACCGACTCGACGAAGCTGGGGTTCATCGTCCAGTAGGCCTCGTCGAGGTTCACCCAGTAGCCCATTCGCGTGGTGAGTTCGGTGAACGCGTCCACGTGGCGGCTGACCGAGGCCCGGCACTTGGCGTTGAACGCCTCCACGCCGTAGGCCTCGATGTCGGGCTTGCCGTTGAAGCCCAGTTCCTTCTCCACAGCCAGCTCGACGGGCAGGCCGTGGCAGTCCCAGCCGGCCCGGCGCTCGACGTGGAAGCCCTGCATGGTCTTGAACCGCGGGAACACGTCCTTGAAGACGCGGGCTTCGATGTGGTGGGTGCCGGGCATGCCGTTGGCGGTGGGCGGACCCTCGTAGAACGTCCACGGTGCACCACCCTCGGTGCGCTCCAGGCTGGCCGCGAAGGTGTCGTTGGCGGCCCAGAAGTCGAGGATCTCGTGCTCCATGGCCGGCAGGTCGAGCATCGCGGGGACGGCGCGATACAGCGGACGCTCAGTGGAGTCGGTGGTCATCGGGTGCCCTTCGTCGGTGGTGCGGACGAAGGGACGAGGCGAACCCCGCGGTACCACCCTTCTTGGGTGCCGAGATCGGCACCCCGCTCTTGCTCGCCGCGGCCGGTTCTACTGAGAGCTCGCGCTCTGTTCTTCCGGCAGCTCCGGGGTGATAGCCCCATCAGTGCCGTGCGGACCCCCACATTCTAGGGCTGTGGGCAACCCCGGCCGAAACCGAGCTCGACGCGCCGAGCCCCTACGGGCGTTGGGGGCTCGGCGGCGTCCTGGCTCAGCCTTCGGTGGAGCTGGACTGGCCAGCTGCGTCCACCCGGGCTGATGTCGCCCGGGTCGGGTCCTGCCCCGGCTCGGGCCAGGCCGCCGGTTCGGCGGCCGTGGTGGGTGTTCCAAGCATGGCGGCCTTGCGGTTGAGGTAGTCGTCGATCTCAATCTCGCCGCGGGCCAGCCGCTCGTCCAGGAGCTGCAGGGCCGGCGGCAGCGGCGGCCGATAGTCCATCGGGACGGGACGCCGCTTGCCCCGCTGGACCAGGAAGACCACCAGCACGGTGATCAGCGTGATCAGCAGCAGGGTGCCGAGGAACCCTGCGATGCCAGCCAGCATGTGCCAGCCCGAGAAGTAGTCCGGGCCTGGGAATCGTCGCATGTCGTGCTCCCTTACTGCCGAGTGCCCCTCAGCATGCACATCCACCCTGTGCCGTGGCTGTGAGCTCCCCGCAGGTCGGCTGAGCGCCGCGATGGCGGGGCTTGTTGTTGGCCGAGCTTGTCGAAGCCAACAGGTCCGTTCGACAGGCTCAGCGAGCTAGATGGCGCAGGATGCCGGGTCGGGCTCGGGGGGCTCGAGGTCGAACAGGGTGCTGCGCTGGGGTTCGGGCAGCTGCGTCCACTGCCAGCGGCGTTCGGCCTGGACCGCGCTGGTCAGCTCACAGGGCGCGCTGTTCAGGCTCAAGGCCTCGATGGCGTAGTCAGCAGCGGTTTCGGCCAAGGTGGCGTCATCGCAGCTGGCCGCAGCGTTCGCGGCGGTCCGGACGCCACTGGCCACGGCCCGATAGCCGGCCTCGGACAACTCCCGGGCCGACAGGTGGGCGGCGAAGGCGGCCTCCCGGCAGTCATCGGCGCTGCCAGTGCCGTCCGCCCAGGCCCGAGCGGACGCGATGGCAGCCTCGGCGTGATGATCGGCGAAGTCGGGGAACTGGGCCAGCAGGTGTTCGGCGCAGTCGGCGGCCCACCGGGTCAGGACCGGATCAGCTGACGGGTTCATGGCGGTTCTCCTGGGCAAGCACGGTCTCGATGGCCAGCGCCACTCCATCCTGCTCGTTGCTGGCCGTCACCCAGTCTGCCGCGGCGATGGTAGCCGGGTCGGCATTGCCAACCGCGACGCCGATCCCGGCCCAATCGATCAACTCCAGGTCGTTGCGGGCGTCCCCGGCGGCCAGCACCTCGCACGGCGAGACGCCGAGCAGTTCGCACAGCCGGGACACGCCGGTGGCCTTGGTCACCCCGGCACCGCCGATCTCCAGGAACGGCGCACCCGAGGTGGTGGCGTGGAAGCCGCTCAGTCCGGAACTGGACAGCATCGTCCGCAGCTGTTCGGCGTCGAGCCGAGGGTGCCGGACGGTCAGCTTCAGGGTCGGCTCACCGATCACCGCAGCCAGCGGCTCGGTGTCGATGTGCCACCAGTACTTGTCCCGCTCCATCGGGGTGAGCAGGTCGGCGTAGCCGGGCGCCGCGGCATGCCGGGCGCCGTGGTCGCGCACCGCCGACACTCGGGCCTCGGGCAGCTCGGCGTCCAGGAAGGCGACGATCGGCTCGATGGCGGACGGGCTCAGTAACTCCTCGAACAGCACCCGGCGGCTGGGCAGCTCGACGGCGATGGCGCCGTTACTGCCGACGATGTGGCTCAGCCCGGCGCTCTCCAGCTCGGTCGGCACCTGGGGGTACTGGCGTCCGGTGGCGGCCACCACGAACAGCCCGGACGCGGTGGCCGTCCGGATGGTCTCAGCCGTGCGCTCGGTGATGGTCTTGTCAGCGCGCAGCAAAGTGCCGTCCAGGTCTGATGCGATCAGCCGGATCCGGTGATTGGTCAAGACTGTGCTGCCCCCTCGTTGAGCCGCCGACGACCGGAGAAGGCCCGGCCCAAGGTGACTTCATCGGCGTACTCCAAGTCGCCGCCGACCGGCAGCCCGCTGGCCAGCCGGGAGACGGTGACGCCCGTGCCGCCGAGCAGCCGGGCGATGTAGGTGGCGGTGGCTTCACCTTCCAGGTTCGGATCGGTGGCCAGAATGACCTCGGTGATCGTCGAATCCTGCAGCCGGGTGAGCAGCTCGCGAATGTGCAGGTCGGCCGGGCCGACGTTGTCGATCGGACTGATGGCACCACCCAGGACGTGATAGAGCCCGCGGAACTCGTGGGTGCGTTCGATCGCCATCACGTCCTTGGACTCCTCGACCACGCAGATCGAGGTGCGGTCCCGGCGCGGGTCGCGGCAGACTCGGCAGCGGTCCTCCTCGGAGATGTTGAAGCAGACCTCGCAGAAGCGGACCTTCTCGGCCACCTCCCGCAAGGTGGCGGCCAGCCGCTCCACGTCCGCCTTGTCGGAGGACAGGATGTAGAAGGCGATTCGTTGCGCGCCTTTGGGACCGATGCCGGGCAGCCGCCCGAGCTCATCGATCAGATCCTGAATCGGACCTTCGTACAAACCTGCTCCTAGCCTTCAGTCCTGGACGGACGTCGTCACAGCCCCAGTTCGGGGATCGGCGGCATCGTGGCCTGAGCCAGCGCCATGGCCTGGTGGTTGGCGTCGCGGACGGCCGCCACGATCAGGTCGGCCAGGGTCTCGGTGTCGGTCGGGTCGCAGGCCTCCGGAGAGATCTTCAGCCCGACCAGCTCGCCGGTGCCGGTCAGAGTGGCCTCGACCAGGCCGCCGCCGGAGCTGCCCTGCACCGTCCGGTTGGCCAGGTCGGCCTGAGCCTGCTCCAGCTGGCTCTGCATCGCCTGAGCCTGGGCCAGCAGGGTGTTCAGGTCGAGGGAACTGGGATCGAACATGGTGCTCCTTATCGGGTGCCTGTCATGCTAGCCGCGCCCAGGTGGACGGGCTGCTCAGCCTTCATCGTCGAGCAACTCGGCGCCGAGGTGCTTCATCAGCAACTCCTCGGTGGACGACTCGCCCGCGTCGACCACTTCATCGTCGCGATCGGGTTCGACCTCGTCCTCGGGTGGCTCGGACGGCGACCCGGCCGACCTTGTCGGACGGATGTTCGCCCGCGCCTCTTCGATCGCCGCGGCTCGCTCCGGGCTGCTCGACGAGGACGGTGCCGGAGCCGGTGCCGCGGCCTGCTGGGGAGCGTCTGCGGTGGCGTCGATGATCAGTTCGATGTGGAACGCCGCCCCGATCACTTCCAGGATCGCCTCGCGGAGCACGTCGGAGTTGCCGCCGCGCGCGAAGCTCTCCTTGGCGCCGGTGTTGGCCAAGCCCAGGGTCAGCACATCGTTGCGGACGTCGACCACCTGGGCGTTCTGGCTGAGCAGGATCCAGGTGAACCGGCGCCGATGTTTGACGTTCTCAAGGATCTCCGGCCACAGCCGACGCAGGTCCGCCCCGGAAAGTCGTCCGGTTGCAGCGGGGGCTTCGACGGGCTCAGCCGCCGGGCGGGCTTCGGCAGGCTCGGCCGCCGGAGCTGTGACTGGCTCAGCAGCCTTTGCGACCGGCTCAGCTGTCGCCGCCTGGGCAGCGGCCGCCTCCGCGGCGGCTGCGGCCATCGCGGCCTGACGGCGAGAGGCTCCTCGTGGAGCCGGGGCCGGGGCGTCGACAGTCTCAGCCACCGGGTTGTGGGCGGGCTCAGCTGTCGGTTCCTGGGCGTTGCGGCGGGACTTCTCGCTGGCTCCGACAGGTGCGGCCACCGGGCGGGCTTCGACGGGCTCAGCCACCGGGCTGTGGGCAGGCTCAGCTGCCGGACGAGCCGCAGCGGGCAGCTCGCCGCCGATCCCGATCCGGCGCTCCAGGCGATCCAGGCGGGCATGCAGGCCGCGTCCGTCCACGTCGGCGCCGGGCAGCAGCACCCGGGCACACATCAGTTCCAGGTGCAGCCGGGGTGCCGTGGTGCCCCGCATCTCGGTCAGCCCGACCGCGATCACCTCGGCGGCGCGGGTCAGTTCACCGGCCCCCAGCGCACTGGCCTGGGAGGCGAGGCGCTCGGCCTGGTCGCCGGCCACGTCCACCAGGCCGTTACTGAGCGCCTCCGGGACGGCCGCCACGATGATCAGATCGCGCAGCCGGCGCAGCAGATCCTCGGCGAACCGACGTGGATCCTGGCCGACCTCGATCACCTTGTCGACGGCTGCAAAGACGCCGTTGGCGTCACCGGCCGCGAAGGCGTCCACGATCTCGTCGAGCAGAGCGTCTGGGGTGTAGCCGAGCAGGGCGGTGGCCTGGGCGTAGCTGACCCCACCTTCGGCGGCGCCACCGAGCAGCTGGTCGAGCACGGACAGCGAATCTCGCACTGAACCGGCACCGGCCCGGACCACCAGCGGCAGCACGGCGGGCTCGACGGCGATCCCCTCGGCCTCGCACAGCGTGGCCAGGTAGGTCGACAGCGTCTTGGGCGGCACCAGCCGGAACGGGTAGTGATGGGTCCGCGAGCGAATGGTGCCGAGCACCTTGTCCGGTTCGGTGGTGGCGAACACGAAGCGGACGTGTGGCGGCGGCTCCTCGACCACCTTCAGCAAGGCGTTGAAGCCCTGCGGGGTGACCATGTGCGCCTCGTCGATGATGTAGATCTTGTAGCGGCTCTGGACGGGTGCGAAGAAGGCACGTTCGCGCAGATCACGGGCGTCGTCCACGCCACCGTGCGAGGCGGCGTCGATCTCGATCACGTCGATGCTGCCGGAGCCACCGCGGGCCAGGTCGCGGCAGGACTGGCAGACCCCGCACGGCGTGGTGGTCGGACCCTGCTCACAGTTCAAGCAGCGGGCCAGGATCCGGGCCGAGGTGGTCTTGCCGCAGCCGCGCGGCCCGGAGAACAGATAGGCATGGTTGACCCGGTTGTTGGCCAGCGCCCGCTGCAGCGGCTCTGTGACGTGCTCTTGGCCGATGACTTCGGCAAATGTCTCGGGACGGTAGCGCCGATACAGCGCCAGCGGAGTGTCCGGACGGGTGACGGTGGTGGCCGGCAGCCGGCGCGCATCGACCGCGTCCATCAGGGCGGCGGTCACCTCGGGCGACTGGGCGTCCGCATCCTCGGGAAGCTCTTCGAGGGCAGGTTCGGTCGCGCCGAACAGATCGGGTCCGTCCTGCTCGAACAACTCGAGTGCGTCTTCGGAGAACTCCTCGTCGCTTTCGTCCACGACGTGCACCTTACGGGTTGCAGCCCACATTCGTCGGCCCGGAAATTGAAGCGGCCCCCGCGCACCCGATAGAGCTCACTTACCCTTGCTGTCTTCCGACCCTGGGGGAGTTGGGCGAGGTACCGCCGCGCGGGGAACCAAGACCCATGTTACCTGGCCCGGACGGCCCAGGGCGAGCCGGGGTTCCAGCGACCGCACGTTCACTAGTAAGTGAATCTCGTCGTCCTCCCGCCGCACGCCGATGGCTGTGCTTATGCTTTCGCCAAGCCGAAGGAGGACGGATGGCAAAGAAGCTGGTTCGGGCGGCTGACCTGCCCGATGACGAGTCGAACAAGGCCCTCGAAGAGCAGGTGGCCAACTGGAAGCCGACCCCCGAAGCCAAGAGCCAGGCCACCACGCTGCGGATCATCGCCATGGTGGCCTGGGTGGTGGCGATCGGGCTGGAGGCCTTCGCGATCTTCTGGATGCTCAAGCAAACTCCGTTCACCACGACGCTGCTGATCTGGCTGTGTGTGGTGATCGTGGTGATCGGCGGCCTGTCGGTGACCGGCTCGCTGCTGTGGAAGAAGGCCAACCGGCTCGATCCGGCGTCCAAGAAGGACACCGTGCGGTTCTTCGTGCAGAACCAGCTGGGTGCGTTCATCGCCGTCCTGGCGTTCCTGCCGCTGATCGTCATGGTGCTGACCAACAAGAACATGGACGGACGCCAGAAGGCGATCGCCGGTGGCCTGGCCGGAGTGCTGGCCGTGGTGGCCATGGTGGTCGGCATCAACCCCAACCCGCCCTCGAAGGAAGCGGCAGCCGTCGACAACAGCCAGGTCGTCCAGCTGACCGGCAAGGACGAGGTCTTCTGGACCAAGTCCGGCGAGGTCTACCACCTGTGTGAGAAGGCGTCCGCGGTGAACCTGCAGTCCAAGGACAACCAGATCTACTCCGGCACCGTCGCTCAGGCTGTGGCGAACGGCAAGACGCGGCTGACCAAGCAGGTCGAGCAGGAGCTCAAGCAGTGCGGGATCACCCCGCCGTCGGTGAGTGCCTCATCGGCTCCCGCCTCGCCTCAGCCGAGCGCAACTCCCAGCTAGCCCCCACCCACGGGGACGGTTCCGATTTCGTACCACCCCCTTGTCGCGGCGGTTGGGGACGGTTCCCATTTCGTACCGGAGCGACACAGGAGCGAGTCTTGCCCGCATCGGGCTCTACAGAGCCCCCAAAGCCCAGCCCTTCGGGGCTGGCAGCGAGCCGGCGGCCGGGGGTCGTCGGCTCTGCTGTCTCAGTTTGCGGGAAGAGGCAACCTTCGTCCGCCCTGCGGCGTTGTGTGGGTGGAGATGGCCAAGGAGGGTGCAGATGCCGGCTACCGGGAGCGTCGAGCGGGACGCGGAGTTCACCGCGTTCATGCGGGGCGCGTCCGCCTCGCTGAGCCGGACGGCCTGGCTGCTGTGCGGGGACGCCGAGCAGGCCGGTGAACTCGTCCAGGCGGCCTTGGTGAAGACCTATCTGGCCTGGTCGCGAGCCCGGAGCGGAGACCCGCTGGCTTATGCGCGCCGGGTGCTGGTGAACCTCAACATCGACCGCTTCCGACGCAATCGGACGGTACCGACGCCGACCATGGAGGCTGTCGAGGCCTCCGACCCGCACGGACGGGTGGACGACCACGACCAGGCCTCCCGGATGTTGGCCGAGCTGCCCACCCAGCAGCGTCGGGTGATCGTGCTGCGCTACTACCTCGATCTGCCCGAAGCCGAGGTCGCTCGGACGCTGGGGATCAGCCTCGGCTCGGTGAAGTCGGCGGCCTCCCGTGGCCTGGCCACGCTGCGTTCCCGGTTCGTCCTGGTGGGGGAAGGAGACAGTGATGAACGAGCTCGATGAGAAGCTGCGCGATGAGTTGATGACGTCGGCGGAGACCTTCGCGCCGGCCACCGACTTCGAGGCCGTCCTGGCTCGGGCACGGCAGGCGCGGCAGAACCGGACGGCGCTGCGCCTGGTCGTCGTGGCGGCCGTGGTGATGGTCGCGGGCGCTGTCGGCTGGTCGACCGCCCCGCACTGGTTACTCGGAGGATCGGCCCCGGTGCTGGCCACGCCGTCTCCGGTGCCTACGGCCAGCCAGTCCGTGCGGCCGAGCGTTAGCCCGGGGACCAAGGAGTCGGTCACGTTTGGTTCCGCGGACGGCTTGGGTGCTCCGGTGAAGCAGCTGAAAGTGACGGCCGAGCGGCTTTCAACGCCGGACAGCTACCAGCTGAACTTCGTAGTGACGGCGACAGATGGCAAGGTTCAGCGCGTGCGTCCCGAGCCGTCTGGGGATGAGCGGGCCGCGCTGGGCGGATCGGGCCCGCTGCTGGTGGCTCTGATCCCGGGCCGCATCGACGACATCTACTGGAGTGATCGGCAGTACGGGGCCGCCAACCGGATCAAGCCCGAGAAGGTCGCCATGCGCTACCTGCCGCAGGTCGACGCCACCGTCGCGGTCGCGATGGCCGACGTGAACGTGGACGCTGCAGCGATGGGTTGTGTCTGGATCGGAACCGAAGGAACTGGTCATGACTGTTCCAACGGCGCGGTCGCAAGCGTGGGGATCACGCTGTCCACGAGCGGACGGACCGGCACCCTCATCTGGGACAAGGCTCTGGGCCTCGACGTGATGACCGTGTCGGACGGCGGAAGACTCGGCGGCGTCGAGCCTGCGTCCGAGCCGAACTGGACCACGCTCGGCTCTGGAGGGGTGCTGACGACCATGGTGGTCCTGCCCAGGGGAGCCTCCCTTCTGGACCAGAGCTTCGAGGGGGACGGTGTCGAGTGGGGCACGGGCAGCTTCGAAGATCGGCAGGTGATCCTTGCCTCCAGCAAGGAGCCCAGCTACATCCGTTCGGTGTTCAGTCAGGTCACCTACCGAGCTGCGGACGGACGTGAGGCCACCTGGAAGGCACCCAGCTGACGTCGGTGGACGGTATTGGAACCGTCCCCGGCAAACGCTGGGACCAGGGTGGACGGGTGGCGTGGTACGGAATCGGAACCGTCCCCAACCCGTGTGACAAGGGGTTGGTACGAAATGGGAACCGTCCCCGCTCAGGGGAGCGGGCGGGTGTGGGCCAGGACGGGGAGGCGCAGCCGGACGGCAGGGACCTCGGCCAGGTCGAGGTCGATGAAGGCCAGTTCGGGGTCGTCGCCGAGTTCGAGGAGCACCTCGCCGGTCGGTGAGACCACCATCGAGTGGCCGATCCCGGTGGCCAGCCCCGGACGGGCGTCCGGCCCGGCGGCCTGATCGACGGCAACCACGAAGCTGGTC
The nucleotide sequence above comes from Propionicimonas paludicola. Encoded proteins:
- the ileS gene encoding isoleucine--tRNA ligase — its product is MTTDSTERPLYRAVPAMLDLPAMEHEILDFWAANDTFAASLERTEGGAPWTFYEGPPTANGMPGTHHIEARVFKDVFPRFKTMQGFHVERRAGWDCHGLPVELAVEKELGFNGKPDIEAYGVEAFNAKCRASVSRHVDAFTELTTRMGYWVNLDEAYWTMNPSFVESVWWALKQIHDKGLLVEDYRVAPYCPRCGTTLSDHELAQGYEDVTDPSVYVRFPLISGPLAGKASLLVWTTTPWTLVSNTAAAVHPDVTYVVATKDEPDGESLVVAEALAEKVLGDGWCLGQRFQGKELEYWKYSRPLDLVEFPDVVGGTHYVLLADYVTTEDGTGLVHEAPAFGEVDMEACRAYGLPLVNPVRPDGTFDEDLDLVGGLFFKDADAVVIDDLTRRGLMFAVEHHMHSYPHCWRCHTPLLYYAQPSWYIRTTAIKDALLRENGKTNWYPEHIKWGRYGDWLNNNIDWALSRSRYWGTPLPIWRCEAKHQTCVGSRAELSELTGVDLSELDPHRPFVDEVSFSCPQCGKTAHRVPEVIDAWFDSGAMPFGQLGYPWVDGSKEAFAAAYPADFICEAIDQTRGWFYSLMAIGTLVFDESSYKNVLCLGHILAEDGRKMSKHLGNILEPIPLMDKHGADAVRWFMAAGGSPWMARRVGHQTIQETVRKVLMTYLNTVAFQSLYARANSWSPVDAPSTEKAHVLDRWLTSARNVLVRDVTAALEDFDTQRAGALLAEFVDNLSNWYVRRSRRRFWEGSDGALRTLHETINVVTRLMAPLAPFLTERVWQDLVVATDASAPASVHLATWPLADVAAIDDRLDEAMQLTRRIVELGRSARSEAKVKTRQPLRRALVPSAAFGLLDAELIAEIEAELNVESVESFASAGDLVDHSAKGNFRALGKRFGKQTPLVANAIAAADASALAASLAASGTATVEVPELGTTEVSAEEVLISERPREGWSVVNEQGETVALDLELTPELIRAGLAREFVRAIQEARKSSGFEVSDRIALRWSATGETADAIRAHAGLIADEVLATDVAEAPAGEGWFADEELGFTFTVSKL
- a CDS encoding DUF2867 domain-containing protein, which produces MTRATCIPAGAQALARTPGFDYADAQLIELPTDTNRDPAVWAERIFSHESWPMALRALMVIRNAIVPLFGIRRETGQGTLVSEVIDGEALIENRDKHLDFRIGTTISDDVLCIVTVVKLHGWLGRLYFLPVRVLHPVVAETMLRRVVRDSTKPGSVLGQGAGRAARLA
- a CDS encoding TetR/AcrR family transcriptional regulator — its product is MGRPPRFDNDDILNAALAVVAERWRYATVEEVAARLGTRVGSIYYRFPTRESLFVALWVRSIRRFQVAFMDALENPDAEQALLAAACRVPDYCRANPEEAIALTLYRYHALVADCPQDQREDVVSLNDSAEMALMATGRRFGAADADLVKVRTAVQQLPYAMIRPYLGASEPIPDWITPATRAASAAVLALIPRG
- a CDS encoding putative immunity protein, which codes for MNPSADPVLTRWAADCAEHLLAQFPDFADHHAEAAIASARAWADGTGSADDCREAAFAAHLSARELSEAGYRAVASGVRTAANAAASCDDATLAETAADYAIEALSLNSAPCELTSAVQAERRWQWTQLPEPQRSTLFDLEPPEPDPASCAI
- a CDS encoding alpha/beta fold hydrolase: MTGRRLPVVLLHSAGQTPQMWQPQVEAIGADVRVIAPWLAGLRPGKPGDISLVSTAADVISQLDRYGIEKAWLVGHQLGAMTALQVATTEPSMVAGLVLSGAMLTPGRLALGMQKTLIRMLPNQALADSGATKADLLRALDVIAGADFGAKIGTVEVPALVFAGASDPSRAAGKQLADALPQGLYVELDGAGAMPSLEAADQYNQLLVDFLGLR